The Thermodesulfovibrionales bacterium genome includes the window CATTAACCTTGATCCAGCCTCTTTCTGAATGAATAGTTTGGGGCAGAAAATCCAGTAAGGGTATATCACCGATTGCCACTATTACATAGTCTGCATCAAGGTAACTACCATCGCTAAAGTAGATCTTCTTTTCAACCGGGTCATACCTTTCTGTAATCTTCGGCCATATTATCTTTGTACCCTTTGCCTTGGCAATCTCCATTTCTTTACCAAAGGCAGCTGGTTTCTGGATATCAATGGCTGTTACCTCTGATGCACCGTATATATAGGCCTCTGATGCCACATCCATACCTACATTACCAGCACCTATAACAACTACCTTTTTATCTTTAAGATCTGGTTTTTTACCTTCATTAATCTGCCTAAGAAATTCATAGGCAGATATGGTTGCCTCTGAGCCAGGGAATTTAAGAACTCTTGGCTGGTGAGCTCCAACTGCTATTACTACTATGTCATTTTCTCTGTAAAGTTCTTCAAATTTTTCTCTTGTAACCCTTGCATTAAGATATACTTTTATTCCAATGCTTCTGAATCTCTCTATCTCCTTTTCAAGTATCTCATGGGGAAGCCTTTCTCTCGGTATGCAAAGCTCTATCTTTCCTCCGAGTCTGCCCGTTGCCTCATAAAGACTTACCTCATGTCCCTTAAGGCCAAGCTGCCAAGCAACACTCATACCTGCAGGACCACCACCAATTACAGCAATCTTTTTGCCAGTTGAAGGAGCCTTTTGGGGAGCAGGCAGCTCAAGGCTCAGTTTACCAAGTTTATCTATCCTGAGGGGTCTATCATGCCTCTGCCTTGTGCATGCCTCCATGCAGAGATTGGGGCATATCTCTCCGCACACTGTTGCAGGCAGGGGTGAATACTGAAGAACAAGCTCCAGTGCTTCGTTCAGTCTGCCCATCCTTATTAACCTTGTCCTTTTATGAGTTGGTATCTGGGTAGGGCAGGCATATGCACAGGGTGGTGCATATTTCTCATTTGCCCATACAGGTCTGAATCTTCTATCCTTGCCAGTTGTTATGTAGGGAATAACAGACCATCTATCGTGCTCAATGTATTCAGCAAATATTCCATTTTCACCAACCTCTTTTTCCCAGTGATTTTTTCTGAAGTCTGTCATAGAGATCTTGAACCATTTTCTTGTCCTTTTTTCCTGAGGGGTATAGGCAACAAGCTTTTTCCATTCCTCTGGTGAGGCTGTCAGCTCTTCATAATAGGAAAGTCTATCGATTGCCTCCAGAAAGGGTTTCATATTCTCTTTAAGCCAGTTCCAGTCCTGCTCAGTGAGGTCAAGGAGTTTTACATCCCTTTCACTGTAACCCTGTATCGGTCCTCTGAAATAGATTATTCCTCCGACCATTCCCACACAGGGTCTGTAACCAAGTACATTGTCAGGATTCCTTGGATTTACACCGCATACAACCGATATTCCACCTGCCTTGAACTCTGCAAAACTGTCACCCACATCCCTGAAATACCAGGACTGGGGTGGATCAAATCGCGGATTGTGCTTTGTGAGGGTATCACATCTTGCACCACCACTTCCCTGTACATAGAGAATTCCCTGAGCTGCTGCATTGAAAGCACCATTTGTAGCATCTCCAAGCACCGTTATCTTTGCTCCGCAATTAAGCCATCCCACATCATCTGATGCTGAGCCTTTAATAATTATCTCTGTTCCGAACATTCCCATTGAACCTGCCCTCTGACCAACAGGTCCTTCAATAATAACTCTTATTGTCTCACCCCTTGGCCAGAGCCTTCCACCTATTCCGTGCTGACCATCAGCCTTTACATAGAGTGTTCTTGCTCCCTCTCTGACAGCTTCCTGTATGTGCTCTTCAAGTATCCTTGAAGGTACGCGCCTTCCATCTACATTTCCATTAATGACCGCAGTCCTGCTATCTATCCATTCAATTATCCTTGATGGTTCTATCTTAAATTCTACTTCCCTAACATACATAGCTTATCTGTAACCTCTCAGCCATATCTTTATCATCTATGCTTATACCGTCGGACATTCCGATCGGTAACTCTGTGCTTCTTCCCATGGGTGCAAAGATCTTTTTAAGCTCCACCTCTGCTGC containing:
- a CDS encoding FAD-dependent oxidoreductase; the protein is MYVREVEFKIEPSRIIEWIDSRTAVINGNVDGRRVPSRILEEHIQEAVREGARTLYVKADGQHGIGGRLWPRGETIRVIIEGPVGQRAGSMGMFGTEIIIKGSASDDVGWLNCGAKITVLGDATNGAFNAAAQGILYVQGSGGARCDTLTKHNPRFDPPQSWYFRDVGDSFAEFKAGGISVVCGVNPRNPDNVLGYRPCVGMVGGIIYFRGPIQGYSERDVKLLDLTEQDWNWLKENMKPFLEAIDRLSYYEELTASPEEWKKLVAYTPQEKRTRKWFKISMTDFRKNHWEKEVGENGIFAEYIEHDRWSVIPYITTGKDRRFRPVWANEKYAPPCAYACPTQIPTHKRTRLIRMGRLNEALELVLQYSPLPATVCGEICPNLCMEACTRQRHDRPLRIDKLGKLSLELPAPQKAPSTGKKIAVIGGGPAGMSVAWQLGLKGHEVSLYEATGRLGGKIELCIPRERLPHEILEKEIERFRSIGIKVYLNARVTREKFEELYRENDIVVIAVGAHQPRVLKFPGSEATISAYEFLRQINEGKKPDLKDKKVVVIGAGNVGMDVASEAYIYGASEVTAIDIQKPAAFGKEMEIAKAKGTKIIWPKITERYDPVEKKIYFSDGSYLDADYVIVAIGDIPLLDFLPQTIHSERGWIKVN